In Oceaniferula flava, the genomic window CAGGCTGGTTTTTAACTCGCTGAGTTTGGGAGCCAAGGCCCGGTTGAGTTCGTCCTCGGTGATGTTTCCGCTGGCGAGGTTGTGGCCAATGTCGACGATCAGCTTGCCAACGCGTTCGGCCTGCTCCGCCTTGCCGGGGCTGACGGCGAGAAGGTAGCCGAGATCGACAAAGACATCGCTGGGCTGGAAGCCGGCGTAGGGGCTGTAGGCTTCGCCCAGTTCCTCGCGGATTTTCTCACGCATGCGGTTGGACAAGATCGAGCTCAGCACTCCGAGGCGGCGTGTTTCCTTGATGGTTTTGTCGCTCAATCCAGGGCCTTTCCAGACCACCATGGCGGTGCCGGGGGCGACCCGACTATCGAAGGTGTAGCGTCTCAGTCCGGGTGTCTTGGGAAGGTTTTGCAGAATTCGCTCGGCCTTGTAGGCTGGCTTGGTCAAGGCGCGTTCTGGCAGTGTGCCAATAGTGCGAGCGAGGATGGGGATGACCTTTTCAGGCTCGAGGTCACCGATGATGGAGATTTCCAGATAACCTTTTTCAAAGGCGGGCAGCAGCCACTTCTTCAGATCCTCCACGGTGAATGCTCTGACCTGACTTTCTTCCGGGAAGACAAAGCGCGGGTCGTTGCCCCGGAGGTCCGCTTGAAGCTCGGTTTGAGGGCCTGCGGAGCTGTGTTTGAGTTTGGAGTAGATACTGGGCAGTTGCGCCTTGAACAATCGGGCCGCCTCGGGGCGGAAACCCGGATCGGTTAGGTAGGCGCAGATCATTTGCAGCTGCAGCTCGAGGTCCTCCGGGGTGGTGTTGCCGGCGAGCGCAAAGGCGTCTTCCTGCACCTCGAAGCGGACACGTGCATTGCGCCCGGCGAGGATGGTGCGAAGCTCATCGCTGCTGTGCTGGCCGAGGCCTCCGGCGGTGAAGGTGGCGGAGGCAAACATGTCCAAACCTGGTTTGTCCTTGGGCATGGTCAGCTTGCCGGCGCCCACACGGGTGGTCACGCTGACGCTATTTTTTTCAAAATCGGTTTTCTTGATGTTGCAGTGACAGCCGTTGTGGAAGGAGACTTGGGTGAAGTCGTGTTCCTTGACCTGGGTTTGCTTGGCGATGGTGCCGGCCTGACCGAAATCGGTGTAGGCGAACTTGGCGCTCTCGGTCTTCTCCGGAGCGGTCACCTCCTTGGCGGTGCTTTGCTGATAGAGTTTTTTCAAGGTGGCGTCAGCCTCCGCATCGGCCTGCGTGGTGGTTAGCACCAGGGTGATGTTCTCGGTGACCCAGAGCTTTACCAGTGCCTCGTGGCAGCTCTCGACGGTGATCTTTTCCAAGTTCTCTTTGAGAATGGCGAGGTCGTCTGCCGGGGTGGAGAACACGGCATCGCTGTGAATGTGTTTGGCGAGTGCGCTGGCTAGGGTGTTGGTTTGGCGGCTCGGCGCGGATTTGACGGCGCGCTGGTAGGCATTGACTAGGTTCGCTTTGACTTCGTTAAGCTCACTTTCGGTGAAGCCATGCTGCACCGCGCGGCGCAGTTCTTGCTCTAACACTGGGAGCGCAGCCTTCCAGTCGTGGTTGTTAGCCACCACCGAGACACCGGTGATGTCGGTGAACTCAAAGAGGTCATAGCGGTAGGCTTCTCCTCCTGAAATGGCGGCATTTTCTTTCTTCGAGAGAATGGAAAAGCGACGTCC contains:
- a CDS encoding M16 family metallopeptidase yields the protein MKLTKPHLLLALTLGVSALSSFPVSAKETPSIAAQAVDARPWAHDSSDIASDPKVVYGTLPNGMRYVLLPNDQPPGRVSMRLHIAAGSLMEREDQRGVAHFLEHMVFNGSKNFPDSSQLIPKMQRLGIAFGAHANAYTSFDETVYMLDLPNNKEDTLKLGFDVMRDFGDGAFLRDEEIDKERGVILSEKTSRDSVQMRLMEQQFQALLPDALISKRFPIGTEEIIKSAPRSAFTDFYNEYYIPSKMTFVYVGDFDAKEAEKRIRATFGSMKNPAKAGADPQLGKISSGKGFQTLVVADKEVASTDLTLMVMTPHEKSADTKANRAKKLPLSIANSILGRRFSILSKKENAAISGGEAYRYDLFEFTDITGVSVVANNHDWKAALPVLEQELRRAVQHGFTESELNEVKANLVNAYQRAVKSAPSRQTNTLASALAKHIHSDAVFSTPADDLAILKENLEKITVESCHEALVKLWVTENITLVLTTTQADAEADATLKKLYQQSTAKEVTAPEKTESAKFAYTDFGQAGTIAKQTQVKEHDFTQVSFHNGCHCNIKKTDFEKNSVSVTTRVGAGKLTMPKDKPGLDMFASATFTAGGLGQHSSDELRTILAGRNARVRFEVQEDAFALAGNTTPEDLELQLQMICAYLTDPGFRPEAARLFKAQLPSIYSKLKHSSAGPQTELQADLRGNDPRFVFPEESQVRAFTVEDLKKWLLPAFEKGYLEISIIGDLEPEKVIPILARTIGTLPERALTKPAYKAERILQNLPKTPGLRRYTFDSRVAPGTAMVVWKGPGLSDKTIKETRRLGVLSSILSNRMREKIREELGEAYSPYAGFQPSDVFVDLGYLLAVSPGKAEQAERVGKLIVDIGHNLASGNITEDELNRALAPKLSELKTSLRENDYWLSTVMSQSQEQPYRLNWASERDADYQSITLNEMNALAQKYLNSGNAIRIEIMPVAEVAPLPEAP